GATTTGAGATTCCCATTGGTTTCCTAGCGGGCTTTACAGAGAGCGATGAATTTGCCCGCATGAAGTGGGAGGTTTACGATCGGCAAATTAAGCAAAAGTTGTTTAAGTTGGTCAATCCCCTCGATCGAGTCGGTACAGCCTCCACCAGTTAAATATCTCGACCCCTAGCTCGGCAGCAGTTATCGCAATGCCCACAATGCATCATCTCCGCTGCTTGGATAAAGCCAAAACTGTGGAGCAGGTAGCGCCAACGACACTGACGAGTGCGCAGATAGGCAGTCATTTGTTGGGCAGCTTGGCTATCTAGCTTGTCTAGAGCTACTCGCCGATCGGAAGTAGATAACACATAGTGAAAGGGATCTTGCCAGTGGAGCTGACCGCTGCCCTGGAGCCAAGACAGGGCTAATGCTCCATCTTTGAATTGGCGGCTAATGGTGCTGATATCTCCCTGAGGTGGCAGTTTTGTCGCTAGTTGTTGAGCTGCACGACGTTGAGCTTTCAGCTTACGCTGAAAGAATCGCTGCCGTTGGTTGTCCGACGGATCAAGCCAGCCTGTGGGTTCACTGACTAGAGCTACTGCATCCGATCGCAGGCCATCGCGTCCAGCCCGCCCAATTTCCTGCACATATTCCGACAGTAGTAAGGGCACATGGAAGTGTATTACCCAACGTACATCGGGCTTATTGATCCCCATGCCAAAGGCGCAGGTGCAGACCACAAATTGCAACTCACTGGCGAGCCATGCCTGTTCAATCATCCGGCGTTCGGGTGCGGCTAACCCAGCGTGGTAAGCAGCCGTTCGATAGCCCTGATTAGCTAGCCATAGGGCCAAATCTTCACTGTCTTGGCGGGTGCGAACGTAGACTAAGCCGGGTTGGTCAGAGCGAGCACGCAGAGCATGTAGCAGGTATTGTCGTCGCTGCCGAGGCGTACAAACCATACGGATACTAAGGTACAAATTGGCTCGGTAGGGGTTGAGACGAAAACACTGGGGTTGTTGCAGGCAGAGAATGCGCTGGATTGTCTGTTGGGCACCGGGATCAGCAGTGGCAGTGAAGGCAGCGATCGCAATTCGACTCCCCGCAGGCTTCATTTTCAGCAATGCCGGTCGCACAGCCCCCAGTCGATAATAGGCAGGACGAAACGTATCTCCCCATTGCACTA
The sequence above is drawn from the Cyanobacteriota bacterium genome and encodes:
- a CDS encoding helicase-related protein, coding for FRLLYLSPETLLNPRVWDCLCEPTLVINGLILDEAHCLVQWGDTFRPAYYRLGAVRPALLKMKPAGSRIAIAAFTATADPGAQQTIQRILCLQQPQCFRLNPYRANLYLSIRMVCTPRQRRQYLLHALRARSDQPGLVYVRTRQDSEDLALWLANQGYRTAAYHAGLAAPERRMIEQAWLASELQFVVCTCAFGMGINKPDVRWVIHFHVPLLLSEYVQEIGRAGRDGLRSDAVALVSEPTGWLDPSDNQRQRFFQRKLKAQRRAAQQLATKLPPQGDISTISRQFKDGALALSWLQGSGQLHWQDPFHYVLSTSDRRVALDKLDSQAAQQMTAYLRTRQCRWRYLLHSFGFIQAAEMMHCGHCDNCCRARGRDI